AACACCAGCATCCCGCGCACGCCCACCCCGACGAGCGCCCGAGACCCGCGGCGAGCGCCGAACACCCGCCAGCACCCCGCACAGCCCCACCACGACCCTGATCCTGGCCACGACCCGACGCCGGAGCTACCCTCACCGCATGACCGACAACCCGGACACCCCCACCGAGGCCACCGACGCCGAGGCCGCGGCCGCCGCGCACGAGGCCCGGGCTGTCGAGAGCCTCGCGTTCGCCGACGCCGCGCTCGCCCTCGGCGGCCACCAGGTCACCGACCCCGTCCTCCTCGACATCACCGACCGCGCCGCGCGCGAGGAGATCACCGCCGAGGACGCCATCACCCAGATCCGCCGACACGTCCAACGCTGACACCGCGAGGACCCACCATGACCGACCCCGATACCCCGACCGATGCCCAGGTTCAGGAGCGCCTCGCGTTCGCGACGGCCGGCCTCGCGCTCGGCGGGCACGAGATCACCGACCCCGTCCTCCTCGACATCCTCGAACGCGCCGCCCAGCATCAGATCACCAGCGACGAGGCCATCGCCCAGATCCGGGCACACATCCAAGGCTGAACCGAACCGCACCGCTCGCCGGGCGGCCCCTCGTGCAGCGGCGATCAGGTGCCGCTGCCGCCACGAACAGCACTGGTCTGACCATTGTGTCGAGCGCCCCGTCCCGCGAACGTCCGGCATTCCGACCGTTCCGCCGGCGGCACCCCAGCCCGACGCACGCTTCACGAACCCTCGTCTCGCG
Above is a window of Clavibacter sepedonicus DNA encoding:
- a CDS encoding antitoxin VbhA family protein is translated as MTDPDTPTDAQVQERLAFATAGLALGGHEITDPVLLDILERAAQHQITSDEAIAQIRAHIQG